GATCGATGACGTCAAGCTCGACGGAGCGCATCCGCTGCGCCTCCTGCTTCGCTCACGCTTTCACCCCGGCCAGCGCGTCACGGTGACCTATTCGCGAGCGGGCGCCTCGGCGCAGATCCAGCTGACCCTGGCGGGGCAGCACCCGACGTGCGCATGACGATGGACTCGGCGCGTGGCATCAGGGACCGGATCGCGGGCGCGCTCGAGGCCGCGGTGCGCGCGCTCGGTGTCCAAGGCGAGATCCCGGATCTCGAGCTCGGGCGCGCGAAGGGCAGCGACCGCGGGGAGTATGCGAGCCCGGCGGGGCTGAAGCTCGCCAGGCTGATGCGGCAGGCGCCGCCGCAGATAGCGGGCCGCCTGGCCGGCGCCATCGCCCTGCCGGACGGGGCGGCCGCCGTGGAGGCGGTCGGGGGTTATGTCAACTTCCGGCTGACGCCCGAGTGGCTCCAGCGATTGGTGGCCGAGGTGGCCGCGCACGGGCCGGGCTACGGCGCCTCCGGCACCGGCGAAGGCGAGCGCATCCAGGTGGAGTTCGGGAGCATCAACCCGACGGGACCGATGCACATCGGCCACGGTCGCGGTGTCATCCTCGGCGACTCGATCTCCCGCCTGCTCGAGTTCACCGGCCACGACGTCCAGCGCGAGTACTACGTCAACGACCAGAACACGCAGGCGCGCCTTTTCGGCGAATCCGTGTACGCGCGCCTCCATGGCGACGAGCCGCCTGAGCGCGGCTATGCCGGAGCGTATGTGGCCGAGCTTGCCGAGATGGCGCGCCGCGATCTGCCCGGAATCGACGCCCTGCCACACGCCGAAGCCGAGCCCAGGTTGCGCGGGTACGCGATCGCGGTGATGGTCGAGCGCATCCGGGCCAGCGTGGCCCGGCTCAACGTGCGTTACGACGAGTGGTTCCGCGAATCCGAGGTGTGGCAGCAGGGACTGGCGGAGCTGGCCATCGAGCGCCTGCGCGAGTCCGGCTATTTGAAAAAGCGCGACGGTGCGCTGTGGTTCGGGCCCGCCCTCGAGGAGGAGGACGGCCTGGTCGATCAGATGGTGTCGGAGGAGGAGGACCGGGTGGTCATCCGCTCGAACGGCGAGCCGACCTACTTCGCGTCAGACCTCGGTTACCTGCTGAGCCGCTTCGAGCGTCGGGCTTTCAACCGGGTGGTCGAGATCTGGGCCGCCGACCACCATGGCTATGTCTCGCGAATGAAGTCGGCCACCGCCGCCCTCGGCCTGGACCCGTCGAAGCTCGTGGTCATCCTGAATCAGATGG
Above is a window of bacterium DNA encoding:
- a CDS encoding arginine--tRNA ligase, producing MRMTMDSARGIRDRIAGALEAAVRALGVQGEIPDLELGRAKGSDRGEYASPAGLKLARLMRQAPPQIAGRLAGAIALPDGAAAVEAVGGYVNFRLTPEWLQRLVAEVAAHGPGYGASGTGEGERIQVEFGSINPTGPMHIGHGRGVILGDSISRLLEFTGHDVQREYYVNDQNTQARLFGESVYARLHGDEPPERGYAGAYVAELAEMARRDLPGIDALPHAEAEPRLRGYAIAVMVERIRASVARLNVRYDEWFRESEVWQQGLAELAIERLRESGYLKKRDGALWFGPALEEEDGLVDQMVSEEEDRVVIRSNGEPTYFASDLGYLLSRFERRAFNRVVEIWAADHHGYVSRMKSATAALGLDPSKLVVILNQMVNLQEGKMSKRAGRFVTLDELVDRVGSDAVRYFYLLRSPDTTIEFDLELAVTQGNENPVYYAQYAHARLANVEATASERHPRLPERAEVSLLVHPWELDVARQLAFWPEVAADAARLLEPHRIPYYVQDLATAVHRFYHAGNETSDHRVVVDDEAVTRARLELCRAARHTLKTALGLMGVTAPDRM